A region from the Desulfobotulus mexicanus genome encodes:
- a CDS encoding transposase, with the protein MIYVKDHKQYDMFSPFEHLGPKRLALLESSWAHLFREEILHRLPVKKLFHLFDDGKGRPTKELHAMLGLVLLQQMEDLTDDQAIRQYALNIEWHYALNITDPSDSSCYVAHRTLWG; encoded by the coding sequence ATGATCTACGTCAAAGACCACAAACAGTACGACATGTTCAGTCCGTTTGAGCATCTTGGTCCAAAGAGGCTGGCTCTTCTGGAGTCATCATGGGCGCATCTGTTTCGTGAAGAAATCCTCCACAGACTTCCGGTCAAGAAACTGTTTCATCTCTTTGACGACGGGAAGGGTCGGCCTACCAAGGAACTCCATGCCATGCTCGGACTTGTTTTGTTACAGCAGATGGAGGATCTGACTGATGATCAGGCGATTCGGCAATATGCCCTTAATATCGAGTGGCACTATGCACTGAACATTACAGACCCTTCCGACTCCAGCTGCTATGTGGCTCACCGAACCCTTTGGGGC
- a CDS encoding S8 family serine peptidase, protein MKIFRCFPCSFYGLIVALLLFLTACSSSSSDSASTPPVTPPPDNGGDVTPPTDPIPNDPLFAHQWHLQNTGQSGHPGHEAKRGEDLNVLPLWENCPHIGGCRGKGVLVAIVDDGLDINHEDLKDNVLTNLNYDFTSHTSGGDPTPVEDDDAHGTAVAGIIAARHNNSIGVAGIAGDASLAGYNLLAFDAEASDDAMAMILNKEQVWISNNSWGAPDSGHFHVASTLWEEAIEEGLSDGRGGKGIIYLWAGGNGANEEDRSDYDGMANFHGVMAISALNAQGKRASYSEPGSNILVSGFAGEYCNDDGLTITTTDLTGADRGYNRDGGYNDGFEFDNRNYTRCFNGTSAATPTVAGVVALILEANPSLTWRDVRKILVTTARRNDPTSQDWSQNAAGHWINENYGFGAVDADAAVRAAVATQQLLPAQVISEHLQNAGKIIPAGESAVSTLNVDASGINKTEFIAIYLTLNVEEGADIGDIGLTLRGPLGTENTLAKPRICWDTEEGEQISCGDQDLEGFRFGSVRHFGENPNGEWVLSINNLVGGTPVELGPWGLEVYGY, encoded by the coding sequence GTGAAAATTTTCCGGTGTTTTCCCTGCTCTTTTTATGGACTGATAGTTGCCCTTCTGCTTTTTTTAACAGCCTGCAGCAGTAGCAGCTCAGACAGTGCCAGCACTCCTCCGGTAACCCCACCGCCAGATAACGGCGGAGATGTTACCCCCCCCACAGACCCCATACCCAATGATCCCCTCTTTGCCCATCAGTGGCACCTTCAAAACACCGGACAAAGCGGACACCCTGGCCATGAGGCCAAGCGTGGTGAGGATCTCAATGTTCTGCCCCTGTGGGAAAACTGCCCGCACATTGGAGGCTGCCGTGGCAAAGGTGTGCTGGTGGCAATAGTCGATGATGGGCTGGATATAAACCATGAGGATCTCAAAGATAATGTCCTCACAAACCTCAACTACGATTTTACATCCCATACATCCGGAGGGGATCCTACCCCTGTCGAAGATGACGATGCCCACGGTACTGCGGTAGCAGGTATTATTGCTGCCAGACACAACAACAGTATTGGTGTGGCCGGTATAGCAGGTGATGCCTCACTGGCGGGATACAATCTTCTGGCCTTTGATGCGGAAGCTTCCGATGATGCAATGGCCATGATCCTCAACAAAGAACAGGTCTGGATTTCCAACAACAGCTGGGGTGCACCTGATAGTGGTCATTTCCATGTTGCATCCACTCTTTGGGAAGAGGCGATCGAAGAGGGGCTGAGTGATGGTCGTGGCGGCAAGGGAATTATTTACCTCTGGGCTGGAGGTAATGGTGCTAACGAAGAGGATCGTTCCGATTATGACGGGATGGCAAACTTTCACGGGGTGATGGCCATTAGCGCATTGAATGCTCAGGGCAAACGGGCCAGTTACTCAGAGCCGGGATCTAATATTCTGGTTAGTGGTTTTGCAGGGGAATATTGTAATGATGATGGTCTTACTATCACCACAACAGATCTCACAGGTGCCGATCGGGGTTATAATAGAGATGGAGGGTATAATGACGGCTTTGAGTTTGACAATCGAAACTACACCCGTTGCTTTAACGGTACCAGCGCAGCCACACCCACTGTGGCCGGTGTGGTCGCTTTGATACTGGAAGCCAACCCCAGTCTGACCTGGCGTGATGTTCGTAAAATACTGGTCACAACTGCCCGCAGAAATGATCCGACAAGCCAGGACTGGTCACAAAACGCTGCCGGACATTGGATCAATGAAAATTACGGTTTTGGAGCAGTGGATGCGGACGCTGCAGTGCGTGCTGCGGTGGCAACCCAGCAGCTGCTTCCTGCTCAGGTCATTAGTGAACATCTTCAGAATGCAGGAAAGATAATTCCGGCTGGCGAATCTGCGGTCAGTACCTTAAACGTAGATGCAAGTGGTATTAATAAAACTGAATTTATTGCCATCTATCTGACACTCAATGTGGAGGAAGGTGCGGATATTGGGGATATAGGGCTGACTCTCAGAGGGCCTCTCGGCACAGAAAATACTCTGGCAAAGCCAAGAATCTGCTGGGATACAGAAGAGGGAGAACAAATTTCCTGTGGTGATCAAGATCTGGAGGGATTCCGTTTCGGTTCCGTGCGGCATTTTGGAGAAAATCCCAATGGAGAGTGGGTGCTGAGTATTAATAATCTGGTAGGCGGGACACCTGTTGAGCTTGGCCCGTGGGGTCTGGAAGTCTATGGCTACTAA